DNA sequence from the Tenacibaculum mesophilum genome:
TGAAGATAAATTACCATTAGATCCACAGGTTATTTCTACTTCTGAAGAATTTAATATGGATAGTACGATGATAGCTTTAAGTGGAGGAGAAGATTATGAGTTGTTATTTACGGTTTCTATTGCTGATTATGATAAGATAAAAGGAAATCCTAATTTAACAGTTATAGGTCATATTACTGAAGAAAATGAAGGAATAAACTTAGTAACACGTGCAAACCAAGAAATTGAATTAAAAGCACAAGGTTGGAATTCTTTTAATAAAGAGTAGAGGAGAACAAGATATAATAGGTTAAGCATCCATGTTTGGGTGCTTTTTTAGTTCTAAAGAGGCTTTTTTTTAATTATTTTGGAATACGAATTTTGGTATAAAAATTGTATCTTAGTCAGACAGTAAAAAGAATATTAACAAAAAATCAAAAAAGAGAATGGGAATTTTTTCATTTATTAAAAATGCCGGGGCAAAAGTATTCGGTATCGGGAAAACAACTGAAGAAGAAGCTACAGAGAAAGCTGCAAAATTAGTAGATGCAGTAAATAAATTAGAGCTTTCTGTTGAAAACTTAGCTGTTAATGTGGAAGATGATAAGGCCACAGTAACAGGAGAAGCAGCAGATTTAGCTACTAAAGAAAAAGTAGTTTTAGTAGTGGGTAATACGGAGGGGATTGCTTCTGTAGAAGACAATATGACCGTTAAAGAAGTTGAAGTTATCGAAGAAGCTGCTATGGCACAATTTCACACTGTAGTAAGTGGAGACTCATTAAGTAAAATTGCAAAAGAATTTTATGGAGATGCTATGAAGTATCCAGTAATTTTCGAAGCAAATAAACCAATGTTAACACACCCTGATAAAATTTATCCAGGACAAGTATTAAGAATACCACCTTTAGTGGACTAATCAAAAGTTAATCAGCCAAAGGAAAAGCACTGCATTTGCAGTGCTTTTTTAGTTTAAGTAAAAATGATATTTAAAGATTGGTATGAGGTAAAATAGTAGTAAAAAAGAATAAAATTATCATCATATTTGCACCTGTTTTTAAAACCATAAAAATGAATCAAAGAGCGTTAGCACTTACAGCAGCTTCAATCGCAACACTTATTTACGGGGTTACATTTACAGTAGCTAAAGAAGTGATGGAGGGATATATTCAACCATTTGGTTTTATATTGCTTCGTGTTGGTGGGGCTACTATGATTTTTTGGCTGTTAGGACTTTTTGTAAAAGCACCATCTATTGAGAAAGCAGATTATAAAAAAGTAGCGATGGCAGCTTTTTTTGGCATTGCTTTCAATATGCTTACGTTTTTTAAAGGGTTAAGTTATACCACACCAATCAATGCATCAGTTATGATGGTAACTACTCCTATTTTAGTATTAATTTTTGCTAGTATTCTTTTAAAAGAGAAATTAGTTTTAAGAAAAATAGCAGGAGTTATAGTTGGTATGGTAGGAGCCATAATTTTAATAGCTTACGGGAATCCACTTAAAGGAGATGCAACTAATATGGTGCTAGGAAACTTTTTAGTATTCATTAATGCAGCATCGTATGGTATGTATTTGGTGGTTGTAAAAAAACTAATAGCAAAATACAACCCTATTGTTTTTGTTAAGTGGTTATATCTTTTTGGATTGATAATGGTACTACCTTTTGGTTTTTCTGAACTGTTAGAGGTACAGTGGCAAACAATGCCTGTTTCAATTTTCTTAAAAGTAGGTTTTGTAGTATTATTCACTACTTGTATTACTTACTTGTTTAACTTATTTGCATTATCAAAATTAAAACCAACCACAGTAAGTGTTTTTATGTATTTACAACCTGTGGTAGCAGCTATTTACGCATTGATTGTAGGTAGTGATCATTTAGATTTGGTTAAAATAGGAGCTGCATTATTAATCTTTTTAGGAGTATTTTTGGTAACCAAACGTCCAACAGAAACTCCCAATAAATAAACGTATCTTTGCGGATTATTAAACCGAAGTTATGATACAGTCAATGACGGGTTACGGTAAATCCGTACTACATTTACCCTCTAAAAAAGTAACAATCGAAATTAAATCTTTAAACAGTAAAAACTTAGATTTAAATACTAGAATTCCTTCATATTACAGAGAAAAAGAACTCAATGTTCGAAAAAAACTAGCAAGTAACTTGGTAAGAGGTAAAGTGGATTTTTCTATTTATGTGGAAATGACTGCAGATGAAACTTCAACTACGGTGAATACAGGTGTGGTACGAGAGTACATGCAGCAATTAAGAAATGTAACTCAAGTAGGAACTTCAGATGATGTTGAGTTAATGAAAATGGCTGTTAGAATGCCAGATGCTTTAAAAACAGAGCGTGAAGAGTTAGATGAAGAAGAGTGGAAGCAAATAGATACTCATATTGACGAAGCTTTAAAAGAAATTATTCAATATAGAACTGACGAAGCAAAATCGTTAGAAGAAGATTTTAAAACAAGAATACTAAATATTCAATCTGCTTTAGAAGAAGTTAAAAAGTTAGATGGTGATAGAATAGAGCATGTTAAAGAACGCTTACAAAAAGCATTAACAGATTTAAAAGTTGAGGTTGATGAAAATCGTTTTGAACAAGAGCTGATTTATTATTTAGAAAAGTTAGATATTAACGAAGAAAAAGTACGTTTAGCTAATCACTTAGAGTATTTTTTACAGCAATTAGCAACAGAAGATTCCAATGGAAAAAAATTAGGATTTATCGTACAAGAAATCGGAAGAGAAATCAACACAACAGGATCAAAAGCTAATTTTGCACCAATGCAAAAATTAGTCATCCAAATGAAAGACGAGTTAGAAAAAATAAAAGAACAAATTTTAAACGTTTTATAAAAATGTCGAAAGAGTTTAAAGGGAAATTATTTGTGTTTTCAGCACCATCAGGTTCAGGTAAAACTACTATTGTACGTCATTTGTTGGCAAAAGAACGTTTTAATTTGGAGTTTTCAATCTCAGCTACTTCAAGAGCTCCAAGAGGAGAAGAAGTTGATGGAAAAGATTATTATTTTATCTCTGCAAAAGAATTCAAGCAAAAAATAAAAAATGACGAGTTTTTAGAGTGGGAAGAAGTGTATCGTGATAACTTTTATGGAACGTTAAAAACAGAAGTTGAACGAATTTGGGCGCAAGGAAAACATGTAATTTTTGATATTGATGTTGTTGGAGGTTTACGTATTAAGAAGAAATTTCCAGAAGAAACCTTAGCTGTGTTTGTAAAGCCACCAAGTGTTGATGAGCTAAAAATTCGTTTAAAGAAAAGAAGTACCGAAAGCGAAGACAAGATTAACATGCGTATTGCTAAAGCTTCGGTAGAATTAGCAACAGCACCACAGTTTGATAAAATCATTAAAAACTACGACTTACCTGTAGCATTACAAGAAGCGGAAGATTTAGTAGATGATTTTTTAGGAATAAAAAAGAAAGTGAAAAACGGATAAAGAATAAGTCTAGTATCTATAAATATGAAAAACATCGGATTATACTTCGGAACTTTTAATCCAATTCATATAGGGCATTTAATTATAGCCAATCATATGGTTGAGTATTCTGATTTAGATGAAATTTGGATGGTGGTTACGCCTCATAACCCTTTTAAAAAGAAAAGCTCACTGTTAGATAACCATCATCGTTTAGATATGGTATATTTTGCTACAGAAGAATATGAGAAGATTCAACCATCAGATATAGAGTTTAGGCTTCCTCAACCAAATTATACTATAAATACCTTAGCACATATTTCTGAAAAACACCCTAGTTATAACTTTAGCCTAATTATGGGAGAAGACAACCTAAAAAGTTTGCATAAATGGAAAAACTATGAGGCAATTTTAGAAGATTATAATATTTATGTTTACCCTAGGGTTTCTGAAGGAATTGTTGAAAGCCAGTTTAAAAATCACAAAAAAATTCATAGAGTTGAAGCTCCAATAATAGAAATTTCTTCAACCATGATTCGCAAAGCCATAAAAGAAGAAAAAAACTGTAAACCTTTGTTGTCTCAAAAGGTTTGGAAGTATATTGATGAGATGAATTTTTATAAAAAATAGTTTCGCCGTTTTTTCGTTGTATATTTGAAATCCAAACAAGTATAAAACGTGGCAAAAAATAAAAAAAAACGAAAACTTAAACAGAAACTTACCGATAAGTATCGTCTAGTAATAATTAATGAAGATACGTTTCAAGAACGATTTTCTTTAAAGCTATCACGATTAAATGTTTTTGTATTTGGAGGAGTGTTTTCTATACTTCTTATAGTACTCACCACTTTGTTAATTGCTTTTACGGGTATACGTGAATATATACCAGGGTATTCATCAACAGCCTTAAAAAGAAAAGCTACCAGATTAACATACGAAGCAGATTCTTTAAAAACTAGACTGTCAGTTATTGAAAGTTACACTAAAGCTTTAAAGCCAGTTTTAACAGGTCAAATTGAGCCCGAAAAGATAGACTCCATAACTAAAGAAATGAAAACAATAGCTTTTGATGAAAGTAAATTACAAGCATCAAAGGAGGATTCTTTATTTAGAGAAAAAGTAGAGAGCAAAGACTTATTTCCTTTGCATAACGGAGGGGCAAATAGAGTTAAAAATGTATTCTTTTCACCTTTAACAGGAAACATATCACAACCGTTCGACGTTAATGACAAACATTATGCGATCGATATTGTAGCTAAAACTGGCACGCCTGTAAAAGCCGTAGCAGACGGTACAGTTATTTTAGCAGAATGGACAGCAGAAACAGGGTATGTAATAACGATACAACATTCTAACGAATTTATATCAGTATATAAACATAACGGAACTTTGTTAAAACAACAAGGAGACGTCGTAAAGTCTGGAGAAGCAATAGCAAGTGTAGGTTCCACAGGAGAATTAACTACCGGACCTCATTTACATTTTGAGTTGTGGAATAATGGATTTCCTGTTAACCCAACAAACTATATAGATTTTCAGTAAATAGAAAAAGAACATGAGTATAAAATCAATATTAGCAATTCCATTTGCAAAAATTGTCCGTAAACAAGTATATAAATGGGCAAACAACCCACATAAAACACAAGAAAAAGTTTTTCAATATTTGGTTACAGAAGGATGTAAAACAGCATTTGGAAAAGATCATGATTTTGTATCAATCAACAATTACGAAGACTTTAAAAAAAGAGTGCCTATTAACGACTATGAAGGTTTACGTAGTTATGTAGATAGAGTTGTAGCAGGAGAAGAGAATGTTTTGTGGAAAGGAAAGCCCTTGTATTTTGCCAAAACTTCAGGAACTACTTCAGGAGCCAAATATATTCCTATAAGTAAAGAATCTATGCCCACACATATTAAAGCAGCTCGAAATGCTTTGTTGTTTTATATCACAGAAACAAACGATGCTAGCTTTGTTGATGGGAAGATGATTTTTTTACAGGGAAGTCCAGTTTTAGAAGATAAAAACGGCGTGAAACTAGGGCGGTTAAGTGGAATAGCAGCGCATTATGTTCCAAATTATCTCTTAAAAAATCGTTTACCAAGTTGGGAAACCAACTGTATTGAAGATTGGGATACCAAAGTAGATAAAGTAGTTGAAGAAACCTTGCCAGAAAACATGTCGGTAATTAGCGGAATTCCATCATGGGTACAAATGTATTTTGAACGACTGATTGAGAAAACTGGAAAGACAGTTTCTGAAATTTTTCCAAACTTCAATTTCTTTGTGTATGGAGGTGTAAATTTTGAGCCATACAAGAACAAGTTTGAAGCGTTAATTGGGAAAAAAATAGACTATGTAGAATTGTATCCAGCATCTGAAGGGTTTATTGCATATCAAGACTCTCAAACCGAAAAAGGAATGTTATTGCAGTTAAACTCAGGAATGTTTTATGAATTTATTCCAGCAAATGAATTTTTTGATGAGAATCCAACAAGAATATCATTAAAAGACGTTCAATTAGGGGTGAATTATGTTATTATTTTAAACACCTCGGCGGGTTTATGGGGGTATAATATTGGTGATACTGTAGAATTTACTTCTTTAAAACCCTACAGAATAAAAGTAACAGGACGTATAAAACACTTTATCTCTGCTTTTGGTGAGCATGTAATAGGGAAAGAGGTAGAAAAAGCGTTGAATGATGCTATAAAAGGAACTGATGTGAATGTAAGCGAGTTTACAGTAGCTCCGCAAGTAAATCCTGAAAGTGGATTACCATATCATGAGTGGTTTATTGAGTTTGAAAATGAACCTGAGAATTTGGATGAGTTAGCATCTAAAATTGATGCTTCTATGCAAGAGCAAAATGTATATTACTTCGATTTAATTGAAGGCAAAATTTTACGTCCTCTTATCATTAGAAAAGTGAAAAAAGGAGGTTTCCATGAATATATGAAATCCATAGGAAAGTTTGGAGGTCAGAATAAGATTCCACAATTATCAGATAACCGAAAAATTGCGGATGTATTGCAGAATTTTTTAATTGAATAAAGAAGTAAAATGAAAATTGTAGCCACCAACATAGGAGAAAGAAAAGAAATCGATTGGAAAGGGAAAACCGTTACTACAGGTATTTTTAAGTTTCCTGTTGAGAAACCTATCTTTTTAGATGTTGAAAAAGTAAAAGATGATGCTATTTGTGATAGAGAATATCATGGAGGAATAGATCAAGCAGTGTATGCCTATTCAGAGAAGCATTATGCATATTGGAAAGAGTTATACCCAAGTTTAGATTGGAAACATGGAATGTTTGGTGAAAATCTGACTGTTTCAGATTTAGAGGAAAGTCAATTGCACGTGGGAGATACTTTTAAAGTAGGAGAGGTTATTATTGAAGTAACTAAACCACGTCAACCATGCATGAAGCTAGGAGTGCGTTTTAATGATATGAAAATCGTAAAACAATTTTGGCAACAAAACATACCAGGAGTTTACTTTAAAATATTGCAAACAGGTTATGTAAAATCAGGTGATAAGTTTGAGCAAATAAAAAGCTGCCCTCAAAATCCAACCATCGAAGAGGTATATAAGACTAAGAGGGAAGCTAAGTTTACCTCTAAAAAATAAATTTTTTAGAATCTAAAATATTTTTTGAAGCCATAGAGGCAAATCCCATTTTATATAAAATATCGGCTCTAGTATTTTCTTTATGGTTTAATGTTTCCATAGTTTCAATAATATCTTCCTTAAAACCATTTCTATGATATGTTTTATGAACTTCTTTAATAAAAGAAGTTGGAACTTGAAAATAGTGTGAACCAATTACATCCATAGCTGCACCTTTTGAAAGTAGGTAAGCTTCGTTACCAAACTTCTTCTTGTCGACAGTAGGGTATAAGTGCATATCAATAGCAGTTTTAATAGTGGAAGCTTTATCTTCACTATCGTTTTTCTTCACAAATTCATTTGCGAAAGAGCCTCCGTAATTGGCAAAACATTGTTTACTGCACACATGGTTGTGGGTATCTGTTAAACCAATATCATGTAGTATTGAGGAAACAAATAGTGACTCTTCATCATAGTGTAGTTTTTCTGAAAGAGCAATACCAGCAGACCAAAAAAAGGTTCTATAAGAATGGTAAAGTAATATAGGGTTACATAAATCATTTGCTTCTTCTAAAGCTAGTTTAGATAGCTTAGAGTCAGGAATTTTTATAGTATCAAGATCAAACTTTATTTTAGATTTAATACCGATTTTATATAATGTTTTAGTGAAACTCTCTTTTAATTTTGAGGTAATTAAAAGCTTTTTAAACTGTTGGATTTCTTTTCTGTTGAGTACAGATGGACTATAATTATTATGTATTTGCATTGCTTGTTTTTTAGAACAAAGCAAAGATAAAACAAAAACATACTAACTGGTATGTTTTTTAGACTTAAGATTATTTTAAAGTAGTTAAGTAAAGTTTTAATTGATTTAAATGATGGGTGTAAGTATCTGTCTTGTTACTTAATTTTCCTAAAGCTCTAGCTCCCCAATAGCTAGCTATAATAAAATCAGCAACTTCTTCAGCATTAATACTTGAGTTAAAAGTATTATTTTGCTGTTCTTTGGTAATAGAAGTAGCAATAGCATTTGTCCATAATGACTTTGCTTCATCAAGAGCTTCTTTAAAATCATTGTCTAAAGGCGACATTTCTTGAATTAAGTTAGCTAGAGGACAACCATATTCTATGGTTAAAAAAGAATTTTGTAAAAGTAATTCTTCAATCATTGTATATAAAGAATCATGTAAACTGGTAGAAGAAGAAAGAAAACTTACAGAAAAATCAATGGTTTTGGATTGTATTACCTCTTTAATAACAGCAATTCCCATTTGCTTTTTATTTTTAAAATGATAATAAAAAGCACCTTTTGTTACTTTAGTAGTCGCTATAATTTCATCAATACTTGTAGATTGATATCCTTTCTTATAAATAAGTTCAAAAGCTTGTTGTAAAATAGTTGCTCTGGTGTTCGCGGATTTCTTCATTTGTTGTAGCTTGCTCTTTATTAATTTACATACAGCACAAATTTACTATTATGTATATAACAAAGTAGTGTAAAGACTACAATTTAGGTTAAAAAGAAGTTTTAGTTAGGAGCATTCCATCCGTGTATGAAGTTCTCAGTAATAAAACTGAAGAATTTAAAAGTCAACACTATTACAAAAAGCGCTATGATTACTTTAAATATTTTCTTATTCATTTTGCTTTTGTTCTAACTCAAATACTTTTTGCAGCATTTTATCATCTCGCTGATCTACTTTGTATAAACCTTCGTCACTAAAAAGTTCACGAGCTATCAATACTTTTAAGTTATTGCGAAGTTGATTTTTTGTTCTTTCAGGAAGTCTAAAATCTTTGAGTTCTGCTAAGAATTTATTAGAAATCTTATTGTCTTTATCAAAATTATTAATAAAATCCTCAACGGTTAATGAAGCGAGTTTTTTACGATTATCATCTACATATGAAAAAGCGAAATCATTTAAAGGACGGAAGAAAATTGTAGGAATATAAGCTGAGGTATCTACCGCTACAAAATAATCAGGAATAATTCCACCGCCACCATATACTACTTTACCTTTAGGAGTCGTATACTTCAAACTATCAATAGTTTTAATACTGTCTTTGGTAAACAACTCCCCATTTTCTAGTCGATGTTCAAAATCATGACTATATTCTTCAGAATCTGCGTCCTTTTTATAAGGCTTTTGAATAGAACGCCCTGTTGGAGTATAATACCTAGCCGTAGTTAATCGAACCGCAGAACCATCTCCTAAGTCCATTTCTTGCTGTACTAGCCCTTTTCCAAAAGAACGACGTCCAATAATAATACCTTTGTCATTATCTTGCAAGGCACCAGCTACAATTTCAGAAGCAGAAGCGGAGTTTTCATCAATTAGTACATATAACCCACCGTGCTCAAAATCACCTTTATCAGTAGCGAAAGATTTTACAATATCACCTTTGTTATTTTTTGTAAATACAATCAGTTTTTCATCTTCTAAGAATTCGTCAACAATATCATTAGCAATATCAATAAAACCACCACCATTTCCGCGAAGATCTAAGACCAAATCAGTCATTCCTTTTGTAAGTAATTTGTTTAAAGAAGATTTAAACTCAATATAGGTGTTACGTGCAAAACGATCTAGTTTTATATAGCCAATACTATCGTTTAACATGTAAGCAATATCAACACTTTTAATATTTACTTTACCACGATTAATAGTAGTGTTAAAAATACTATCATTGGTCTTTCTATAAATTTGCAAATCAACTTTAGTGTTTGGCTTTCCTTTTAAAGCTTTCATTATTTGGGAAGTTTGCAGTTTTTTCCCATAGAGTGTATCCTTGTCTGCAAGTAAAATTCTATCACCTGCTTTAATTCCTGCTTCAATACTTGGTCCTCCTTTAATAGGTTCTATAACGGTAATAGTATCACCAATCATACGAAATTGAACACCTATTCCTACAAAATTACCTTGCATGTTTTCGGTAACCAATTGTAAGTTTTCTTTAGGAATGTATACTGAATGAGGATCTAATTTACCTAACATCTCTGCAATGGCTCCATCTAATAAATCATCTGTGTTAACAGCATCAACATAATCACTTTGAATGTAGTCAATTAAACGCTTTATTTTTCGTTCACTTGATGAGCTTTTTCCAATAAGATTGCTTGATTTTCCGTTGCTAAAAAAGGTCCCAATAAGAATACCGAAAATAACTGCAATAGATAAATATATAGGTAAATTATTCTTGTTCATAAGGTAAATAAGTCAGTTCAACACCCGCTTTCTCTAAAAAATCTAATCCTGATCGGTCTTTGTATGCTTGTGCATATACTACACGTTTTATTCCTGCTTGATGTATTAATTTACTGCATTGTTGGCAAGGAGAAAGTGTAATATATAAAGTAGCACCTTTGCATGATTGTGTAGAAGAAGCTACTTTTAAAATAGCATTGGCTTCGGCATGCAACACATACCATTTGGTGTACCCTTCTTCGTCTTCACAATAATTTTCAAAACCAGAAGGAGTACCATTATAACCATCAGAAATAATCATTCGATCTTTAACAATTAAGGCGCCTACTTTTTTACGAATACAGTGTGAAAGTTGTCCCCATTCATTTGCCATTTTTAAATAGGCAATGTCATATTTTAATTGTTTTTTCTTCAAAATTTTCAGTACGATTTTTCTTAGATAAGCTAAGGTAGTTAGATTTGTGTTAGTTAGGCGTTAATTTTTTACCAAAAAACACGGTCAAACATCATTTGTAAAGCAAAACCAATTACGATTGATGACATGATTAAAATCCAATCACGACGATTTACACTAAAGATTGATTGCACTAGTGCTCCAATTAGTAAAATACCTAATACAATAATAATTTGTGCTACTTCTACACCTAAGGCAAATTCTAATAAAGGTAAAAATTTATCAGAAGTTTTTCCAATCATAATTTTAAAATAGTTAGAAAAACCAAGTCCGTGAATTAACCCGAAAAACAAAGCAAAAAATAAATTTTGGTTTTCTTTTCCTACCGATGCTTTTTTTGCGGTTAATACATTCATTAATCCCGTAATAAAAATAGTTAACGGAATTAAAAACTCAATTAAATCTGCTCGTACATTTAAAATTCCGTATGCTGAAAGCGCTAGAGTTATTGAGTGTCCAATAGTAAACAAAGTAATTAACCATAAAACTTTTGTCCACTGTTTAAATTGATACACAACAGCTAATACAATTAAGAATAAAATATGGTCATAGGCTTTAAAGTCTAATACATGAAACAAGCCCATTTTAAAGTAGAAGATAAAATCGTTCATTAGGGGTTTTTAAATTTTTATTTGTCGATCTATTTGTTGGTCTAAAGATATAAAAGTTTCGGTTCTTGAAACTCCTTTTATGGTTTGAATATCCTTATTTAACAAATGCATTAAGTCTTCGTTGTTTTTACACAGTATTTTAATGAAAATAGCATAGTTACCTGTAGTGTAATGACTTTCTACGATCTCAGGAATTTCTTTTAAACGTTTAATTGCAGAAGAGTATAAGCTAGAAGAATCTAAAAATACACCAACAAAAGCGGTAGTGGTATAGCCTAATGCTTTTGGATTTAATATCATTTTGTAACCATCAATTAAATCAGATTCGTCTAACTTTCGTAATCGTTGATGAATGGCAGCGCCAGATATACCTACTTCTCGGGCAATGCTTAAAATAGGTGTACGAGCATCTTTTACAAGACGTTTGATAATTATTTTATCAATTCCGTCAATTTTTAATTTTCTAACCATGAAACAAAAATAAGGAAAGTTAGTTAGAGTTCATTTTTTCAATATTCTGTACCTTTACAACTATGTATGCGTTGGTAGATTGTAATAACTTTTATGCTTCTTGCGAACGGGTTTTTAATCCGAATTTGCAAGGAAAACCTGTGGCTATTTTAAGTAATAACGATGGGTGTGTTATTTCAATGAGTGATGAAGCTAAAGACTTGCAACTTCCATTTGGAGCTCCAATTTTTAAGTGGGATCAGTTTTGTAAAAACAATAATATCTCAGTGCTATCGTCAAATTATCCGTTGTATGGTGATATGAGCGCTAGAGTGATGAAAATTTTAGAACAATTTTCTCCAGATGTGGAAGTATACTCTATTGATGAAGCATTTTTACAATTCAAAGGTTTTAATGAATATAATTTTAATTCTTATGGAACTGAAATAAGAAGTAGAATTTTACAATGGACGGGTATTCCAACTTGTGTAGGAATTGCACCAACAAAAGCATTGAGTAAAGTAGCTAATAAAATTGCTCGAAAATTCTTGAAAGAAACAGGTGGAGTGTGTGTGATTGATTCCGAAGAAAAAAGAATAAAAGCATTAAAATGGACTTCTATAGAAAGTGTTTGGGGAATTGGAAGAGGTATACAAAAAAGACTACAAGCTAAAGGATGTATAAAAGCGTATGATTTTACACAGTTAAATGACGATTGGGTGCTGAAAAATTTATCGATTACAGGTTGGAAGTTGAAAAAAGATTTAGAAGGAGATCCTAAAATACAACTAGATGAGCCTACTAACAAAAAAGCAATAGCAACAACCCGAAGTTTTGAATATACATTTTCGGATCTAGATAATATTAAAGAAAGAATCTCAACGTTTGCTGTAAGTTGTGCAGAAAAATTACGTAAGCAAAACTCAAGTTGCCATATGGTAATAGTGTTATTGCGTAGTGATTATCATAAAAAAGAGACTAAACAACATCGAGCAAGTAAAACTATTGTACTTCCATATCCGACAAACTCTACATTAACAATAAGTAAAAGTGCAGTACAAGCTGTAACTACTATTTTTAAGGAGGGAATAAAGTATAAAAGAGCAGGAGTAATTGTAACAGGGTTGGTGCCTTCAGACAATTATCAATTAGATATGTTTGCAAAGGAAGACCCGAAGCACGCTTCTTTAATGAATGCAATAGATAAAATTAACCAGACTTATAAAGCAGATAAGATTAAATTAGCAAACCAAGATTTACAACGTACTTGGAAGATGCGTCAAGAGCGATTATCACCAAAATATACTACAAATATTAACGATATTATTAAAGTAAAATAAGCTTAGTTAAATAACAAATAATAAGATGTTACGAAAATTAAAACCAGTAAAAGCATCAGAAGCATTGACTTTTTTCTTACCAAAAGAGTTAAATGAAAGCGAGGGAGCTATCTTTATGGATACAGGTATTTCTGCGGGCTTTCCTTCTCCTGCTGATGATTTCAGGGAAACGCGTATTTCATTAGATGAAGAACTTATTAGAAATAAAGAAGCCACTTTTT
Encoded proteins:
- the gmk gene encoding guanylate kinase, which encodes MSKEFKGKLFVFSAPSGSGKTTIVRHLLAKERFNLEFSISATSRAPRGEEVDGKDYYFISAKEFKQKIKNDEFLEWEEVYRDNFYGTLKTEVERIWAQGKHVIFDIDVVGGLRIKKKFPEETLAVFVKPPSVDELKIRLKKRSTESEDKINMRIAKASVELATAPQFDKIIKNYDLPVALQEAEDLVDDFLGIKKKVKNG
- a CDS encoding GH3 auxin-responsive promoter family protein, coding for MSIKSILAIPFAKIVRKQVYKWANNPHKTQEKVFQYLVTEGCKTAFGKDHDFVSINNYEDFKKRVPINDYEGLRSYVDRVVAGEENVLWKGKPLYFAKTSGTTSGAKYIPISKESMPTHIKAARNALLFYITETNDASFVDGKMIFLQGSPVLEDKNGVKLGRLSGIAAHYVPNYLLKNRLPSWETNCIEDWDTKVDKVVEETLPENMSVISGIPSWVQMYFERLIEKTGKTVSEIFPNFNFFVYGGVNFEPYKNKFEALIGKKIDYVELYPASEGFIAYQDSQTEKGMLLQLNSGMFYEFIPANEFFDENPTRISLKDVQLGVNYVIILNTSAGLWGYNIGDTVEFTSLKPYRIKVTGRIKHFISAFGEHVIGKEVEKALNDAIKGTDVNVSEFTVAPQVNPESGLPYHEWFIEFENEPENLDELASKIDASMQEQNVYYFDLIEGKILRPLIIRKVKKGGFHEYMKSIGKFGGQNKIPQLSDNRKIADVLQNFLIE
- a CDS encoding YicC/YloC family endoribonuclease: MIQSMTGYGKSVLHLPSKKVTIEIKSLNSKNLDLNTRIPSYYREKELNVRKKLASNLVRGKVDFSIYVEMTADETSTTVNTGVVREYMQQLRNVTQVGTSDDVELMKMAVRMPDALKTEREELDEEEWKQIDTHIDEALKEIIQYRTDEAKSLEEDFKTRILNIQSALEEVKKLDGDRIEHVKERLQKALTDLKVEVDENRFEQELIYYLEKLDINEEKVRLANHLEYFLQQLATEDSNGKKLGFIVQEIGREINTTGSKANFAPMQKLVIQMKDELEKIKEQILNVL
- a CDS encoding M23 family metallopeptidase codes for the protein MAKNKKKRKLKQKLTDKYRLVIINEDTFQERFSLKLSRLNVFVFGGVFSILLIVLTTLLIAFTGIREYIPGYSSTALKRKATRLTYEADSLKTRLSVIESYTKALKPVLTGQIEPEKIDSITKEMKTIAFDESKLQASKEDSLFREKVESKDLFPLHNGGANRVKNVFFSPLTGNISQPFDVNDKHYAIDIVAKTGTPVKAVADGTVILAEWTAETGYVITIQHSNEFISVYKHNGTLLKQQGDVVKSGEAIASVGSTGELTTGPHLHFELWNNGFPVNPTNYIDFQ
- a CDS encoding DMT family transporter, with product MNQRALALTAASIATLIYGVTFTVAKEVMEGYIQPFGFILLRVGGATMIFWLLGLFVKAPSIEKADYKKVAMAAFFGIAFNMLTFFKGLSYTTPINASVMMVTTPILVLIFASILLKEKLVLRKIAGVIVGMVGAIILIAYGNPLKGDATNMVLGNFLVFINAASYGMYLVVVKKLIAKYNPIVFVKWLYLFGLIMVLPFGFSELLEVQWQTMPVSIFLKVGFVVLFTTCITYLFNLFALSKLKPTTVSVFMYLQPVVAAIYALIVGSDHLDLVKIGAALLIFLGVFLVTKRPTETPNK
- a CDS encoding MOSC domain-containing protein — protein: MKIVATNIGERKEIDWKGKTVTTGIFKFPVEKPIFLDVEKVKDDAICDREYHGGIDQAVYAYSEKHYAYWKELYPSLDWKHGMFGENLTVSDLEESQLHVGDTFKVGEVIIEVTKPRQPCMKLGVRFNDMKIVKQFWQQNIPGVYFKILQTGYVKSGDKFEQIKSCPQNPTIEEVYKTKREAKFTSKK
- the nadD gene encoding nicotinate (nicotinamide) nucleotide adenylyltransferase translates to MKNIGLYFGTFNPIHIGHLIIANHMVEYSDLDEIWMVVTPHNPFKKKSSLLDNHHRLDMVYFATEEYEKIQPSDIEFRLPQPNYTINTLAHISEKHPSYNFSLIMGEDNLKSLHKWKNYEAILEDYNIYVYPRVSEGIVESQFKNHKKIHRVEAPIIEISSTMIRKAIKEEKNCKPLLSQKVWKYIDEMNFYKK
- the lysM gene encoding peptidoglycan-binding protein LysM, which produces MGIFSFIKNAGAKVFGIGKTTEEEATEKAAKLVDAVNKLELSVENLAVNVEDDKATVTGEAADLATKEKVVLVVGNTEGIASVEDNMTVKEVEVIEEAAMAQFHTVVSGDSLSKIAKEFYGDAMKYPVIFEANKPMLTHPDKIYPGQVLRIPPLVD